The genomic window GTGTCCAGGATCTATGGTgtcatcccccttcctctctgccatATAACGCAGGGAAGGAGGTAAGATGTTCACCCTGAGCCACGACCAGAGAGGTTCATGTTTTCTCCTGATGGTCCtcagctgcagccctggcagaaggGCATGCCTAGAGAAAGGTGTGGGTCAGAAGGAGCTGGGGAACAGCTGTGCTTGAGGTTTGTGGGAGGTGGTGCTGGGacggggaagaggaggaagcaggaaacaGCAGATTTGTGCCATTGGCCTTCTAAGCACAGAGTAGGTGCCTGTGAATGAGGGTCAGTGAATAAACAAGAAGTCAGCCCTTCCTGCTCAGCTCAGAGACATTTATTTAGTTGCTGGGTGTTTCTGGATCAGCTCCAGAGAAGATTGGCTCATTCCCAGAGTTAGAGgtttttcatggtttcctttatccAGGGCAGGAAACTCGAGACTTTCGTGAAGGCCCGTGGAGGTTTCCTGTTGTTTTGTCCATTGGAGACAATGCCCTGGATCACATTCTCACACACGAGAGGGCCTCTGGAGTCCCCCTGTGGACAGAGAGTGGGGAGGACTGAGTCCATGCTCCCCCGGGTCCTGCCCACATGCATCCCAAGCACCCTGTCAGTGAAGGTCACCTGGCGTGGCCTCCATGTGGCAGAtcagagggcagggcaggccctgGTGGGCCCCTCCACTGACCAGTCCTGACCCTGGACGTTGTCCCAGCTTCATTTCACTCAGGGGTCTtgtccttctcctcccccaggtcCCAGATCCTCTCCCCATGAGGGCGCTGTGGGACTCTGCTTTGGTCTACCATTTAAGAACATGGAAGCACGCAGGTGAGGCTGACACTCAGCGTGGAGGGTGAGCCATTTAACCAAGATGGGAGCCAGCTCAGAGGAGCCACCTGGTTTGACTGCTGCACACCCAGGGAGCAGTTTTCTAACACCTGTGCCCGGCGTGGGGCAGAGTGTTGCAAATTCATCTTCCGGATGGACCACCTTGTTTAAATGCATCTCAGACCCCTGGTAGGCTCCCAGAAGGCCTGTGACTCACCAGTCTGGCTgctcccctcttctcttcctagGAGAAACATCATAGTCTAGGGGGTGAAGGAGTCCCTATTGCTTGCATCTACAGGTTCCAAAacacccctctccccaaagctgACCTAGGCAGATGCCCTGTCTCACCTTAAAGGAAGACTTCTTTTGCTTCGGATCCCCCCCACACAGCTGAGTGTTACTGTTGTAATTGCGTAAGTAGGATTCGCACACCCGGTCCTGCTGCACGGTCAGCTCCACCTCCTGCAGAGTGTCTGGTGCTATGCCATTTGGGGTGACTCTCCCCCAGCCTGCCACGTGGCACATCTCTCCAGGCCTCACCTGGCCTGTGCCCCAGGGCAGGCTGAGGGTCCTCACAGCTGCAGTCAGCttggcctctctctccagctgatGAGAAGAGTCAAGAAAGTCCAGCTCAGCCACTGCCCTCCTGGGCCTGAACACCATGATGGCCCTGCACTGACTTCCCTCTCCCATGAGCTACTGGGACTAGCCAAGTGGCCAggatgggaaggagagaagggacaggTCCCAGTAGGAGGGGAAGCAATCTGGACCCAGGAGAGCAAGAGCAGCAGAGAGGTTCCCTTACCTTTAGTAACATGATGTCGTTGGCGAGGTTCTTAGGATTATAGTCTGGGTGGGGGATGGCTTTCTTCACAGAGATAACCTGCTGGGTCCTCTCCTGCTTCTGGATGTTGTGGGCCCCCAGAGTCACCTTGATTGAGCTACACAGAAAGCAgggtgggggtgtgtgggggCTTGGAGTCAAAGGAGATCCAGCCCAGGAGCCATGAAGGGCAGGTGAcagctggggcagggcagggccgcAGGTGGAGAAATCAAAACAATGGGAGCACTGGGCAGTGGGTGACTCTGAGAGGGGATTCTGGGAGCTTTCTCAGCCCTCAGGCAATATTGTGAAAGGACTCTGAGTTTGCCTTTTGACCCTAGTGCATGGTTTCATCCTCTCCAGCTGCTTCATTTGGCCAGCGTGGTCTCTCTTCTCAACTGGGCCACTAGCTCTCACTTCTGACCCTTTGACCCCAAAGCTTACCTGTCCTATTTCTCACTTTCAGGCACCAGTCGTGCTCTCAGATGGCTCCTCTCATGAGCTCTCATGGCCTTgagttaccaggagctgggggagctgTCCTGGGCTGCAGGCCCTGGGCAGAGAACAGGGGTCCCTTGGGGGGGTGTCTCAGGAGGTGTTAATGGTCTTTGgcccctcaccttccccagcAGTGAGCAGCCGTCAGAACAAAGTCCTGTCGCACGAGGACACCGCCACACCTGTGCTTTGCCTCTTCAACCAGAAATTGAACCAATGCCATGTAGGGACAAGAGTGGGGCCTGGCCTCATGTCCCCCGATGATCTCCCCTGAAGGAAAAGTCTTATCTACTTGCACGCACCCAGCCAGTCCACCGGGCATGCGTCACCTTGATGCTCAGGACTGCTGGGCATCTGGGAGCCCGAGATGGCCTGGAGTTGAGAGGGGCTTGGGTGGGGCTTTCCCTctaggaaaaggaggaggagcaggcttgGCCTGTGAATGCGTCCTCCACAGATAATTGGAGGTGAGCATATGCGTCCTAGGGACAGTGAGGTCTAGAGGCTCCTGAGAATTCCTCTCCTGACTTTGCTTTGTTTCAAGAGCCTGTATAAGGCACTGTTGTCCTGTGATGTCTGGGATGATGCTGCTTTCCAGTGGCCAGGACTTAGGTTTAGGGACCTAGATGTTGTCATAGCCTGTTTTCCATGGCCTGACACATAGTGGGGGCCCAAAAGCTGTTTGACGGCTGCATGAAGGAATGGCCCCCGATGGGCCTGAAGGAGAGTTTGTAGGGCCAGTGCTTATGGGATTCTGGAAAGCAGAGAAGTTCAGGTCCCCAAACAGCGGCTCCATCCTGGAAAGAAGGGAGCTGCTAAaggcctgggaagaaaagcagagtTGGAGAAGGGACTGAGGGGCCTTGGGACTGAGCAAGGCATAGCAGTCCTCTGGGGACACTGGTCCCACCAACTCCGGGGTCTGCAGAGCTCTAGACTTCTCTCCTAAGCAGACACCGAGGGGAGCATCTGTGTCATCCCAGACCTGGAAGCCAGGCCCAGTCTGCCCTCTGCAGGGgaattgattattttctcttttccagtttccCTCCCCCTGCCATGCACTTCCAGTTAAGTTCCACTTTGCAGATGGCAAACGTAGGGCCTAGGGTGGGAATAGCACCCACTGGTTGTTCTTGAGAACTGCCTTCTGCCCTTCCATTCCTGCTGGTAGCTTATCCAACGTCACACTTGGGATTCTGAGGTGGGACACGAGCTGGCATTCAGAATGATAGACGGATCAGGGATGTGCAGAAGGGGCAGGAGACCTGTGCCCACTGTGTTTGGTGGGAGGGGTTGGGCATCTGAGGGCGGGGATGGCCACTTATCTGCCTCTGCCCCAGAGGACAGTAAAAAggccagcaggagcaggagaggctGCATCTTTCCAGGAAGGTTGCCCAGGTTGGGGAGGCTGGTGCTTCCTCCTTGCTTTCTTTTAGccctgaggagaggaaggaggtacAGATGGGATCAGTGACCTCAAGGCCCCCTGTGGTTGTGTGGTGCTTCATCttagatggccatctatgaaagcttccctgcccccactcctTCTTCCTGATGGCATCCTCTGGGTGGTTATGAGAGAATCATGCAGTGGCCACATCGGAACAAATAGTGGATGACTCAGGGTGGACCACTTGTGCCAGCCTAGAGCAGGAACCCAAGGGTACATAGTGGAGACTGTGTGCTGTGGTATCGGCCAGTAGAGGTATTGGAGCCCCGGAAACCTGAGTCCCCAGTGATGGAACCACCAATACCTCATTTCCATGTTGCTAAGTCCATCAGGATGATTTCTTCAGCAGATGTGTGTTTGGTCCCTTCTCTGTGCCATGACCAAACATAGTGGAGATGTGTCTCCTTCCCTTAGAGAGCTGTCTGTCTTGTGGAGGAGACAGAAGCATCAGTGAGCAGAGCACAGCATGGGAAGGGCTATAGCAGAGGGATGCACAAGATGAGAAGAAAGCATGGCCACCATCTACCAAATCCATGTAGCAACCCATTCGTCATCACAGCTTCCTTCCTAGGGAATTTTAACATCTCTTTTTAAGTTACAAATGCTCAGAGTGATACAGTCCATCTCTCTTGGCCATGTTTTTAACAAAAGTCCTTCACTTGACCTTTATTGGCCTAAATTAACAAATCGTTATGACCCTAGAAAGTGAACCCACTAATTGACTCAAGCCTAGGTCAATTTCCTTTGGATAGGCTGGAGTCAGTCCCACCCAAACCACATGGACTAAGACTGGGAAAGGGCTGAGTCCCCAGAGGAAGCTTAGATGACTGCATTGCCGATACCTTGTGAAGTGAGAAAGCTTACCAGGCAACCAAAGACCAGTAATTATCCTTTCAGGATTCTCTGTTCTCCGACTAGAGATCCATACTTCTGATGGATCCGGCCTGGCACATCATAGACTCACATTTGCTGAACAAACTCTGCTGATGATCTCGCTATGATGGAAGTGAAGGACTGTTGTTTCTAAACAGCCCAAGCCCAATCCTGTTCAGAGAACAACTAAGCATATCTGAGAGGTTAGGGCCTGGTGATTTAAGTTTCTCTGtgtacattttctgtattttacaattttttttatgaggaatattCCGTATCAAAATCCATGATTCCAGTGTAAATATTCTGTTTATCAAACCAAGTACATTTATCAAACCTCTACCTTTTTGCGCCTAGCTTACCCAGtagcagacattttaaaaataaaatcacttctcTGATTATAatggtaataaatatttgttaagaaaatttggaaagcagaaagggaaaatgCCACTCCTTTTCCTCTCACCAACAGAGAGCCTGTTACCATGAGCAGTGCATTTTAAATACTTGCCATCATGTTATATACACAGTACAGTTTTCTTTTGTCCTCATTTAACTCTACAATTTAAGCATGTTCCTCATGCTCTTGAAAATCTGTTAGTCAATATCACTATAGTATTTCTTTCCCAGATACTAAAGAATTCAGCATGCAACTATTTCCTAACATTGTtggaaaatttttgaaataatttaagtgAAGAGGAAACAATTATCATTACCTGATTTCCCATCACTCATTGACAATCATCTTTAATGTGTTCAAGTATGGTCTAACATTTTTCTCTTGTGTatatctgcattttttaaaattaaaagggtGTTATGCTAAACATAACTCTATGaccatttattaaaaatggaggtgaaattcacataacatacagttaactattttaaagtacaactcagtggcatttagtgcattcaaaATATTGTGCAACTACCCGCCTCCCTACTTttgaaactttttcatcacccagaAGAACATCCAACCATACCCGGTAAGCTGTAGGTCCACAGCACAGTGAGAACGGAATcaatttccctcctccctctccaacccccagccccactccctggCAGCCTataatcttctttctgtctctatggatttacatgttctggatacttcatataaaaggaatcaagtGGTATTTGACCtgttgtatctggcttctttcacttagcgtaacgaTTTTGAGGTCCATCCAAGCTGTGGCATGTatcaatattcattctttttaaaggtaaataatattcctttgtatacttatactacaatttatccatttatctgtgggtagacatttgggtttttcccaccttttggctattatgactaatgctgctataaatatttgtgtagacATTTCTGTGTGGatcatacgttttcatttctcttggatacacacctaggagtggagcttctaggtcatatggtaatcctatgtttacatttttgaggTACCACCAAACTTTTTAGctcagtggttgcaccattttacattcccaccagcaatgtacaaggctTCCCATTTGTCCACATCTTTGCCATCATTtgtgatatttctttctttctttctttttgattatagccttTCTGGTTGTtatgaagtgacatctcattgcacttttgatttacatttccttaacaACTAATGGTGTTTGTACCTTTTCTCTGAGtgctggtcatttgtatatcttgggACAATGTTGGTTCAAGTCCTTGCCCATTTCTTacttgagttgtttgtctttttgttgttgagttgtaagaattctttatatattctggatactcaacccttatcagatacatgatttgtaagtattttctcccattctgtagattgacttttcactctcttgatactATCTTTAGTAcaagaaactttttaatttttatgaaatccaatttattgattttatctttCGTTGCTTgtccttttggtgtcaaatttaaGAATCCAGTGCCACATcagaggtcatgaagatttactctatattttcttctaagagtttaatgATTTAAGCTCTGATATTTAGGCTGTTTATCCATTTGGAATTAATTATTGTGTATGGTGTTAGGTAGGGATCGAACTACATTCTTTTCATGTAGTTATCATGTTGtaccagcaccacttattgaagatattactctttccccactgaatggtcttggcacccttgtcagaAATTAATTGGCCATAGATGTtcgggtttatttctggcttctcaattctattccgttGGTCTATATGTATATCCTTATGCAGTACCACTCTatttttgattgctatagctttgtagtaagtttttttttcagtaagcttagcccagagctaacatcagccaccaatcctcctcctttttgctgaggaagactggccttgagctaacatctgggcccatcttcctctactttatacgtgggatgcctaccacatcatggcttgacaagtggtgtgtaggtccacacctgggatccaaaatggtgaatcccaggccaccaaagcagaatgtgtgaacttaaccaccgcaccacctggccagccccagctttgtagtaagttttgcaACCAAGAAGTATGATTCCtccaagtttgtttttctttttcaatgttctTTGGGCTGTTTGGAGCTCCATGcaattccacataaattttagaattggctttTCCAGTTCAGCAAAAATggcctttggaattttgatagagatggcattgactctgtagatggctttgaagagtattgccatcttaacactatatgtctttcaatccatgaacattggatgtctttctatttaattAGCCCTTTAATTTTTCTCGGCAATGTTTATTGTTTTCGATATATGATTtgttcacttccttggttaaatttaatcctaggtattttattcttgttgatgttattgtaagcggaattgttttcttagtttcctttttggattgttcattggcgaaagtttataataaaaatatatctagaaaaGAAGATATGATTCTTCAGTTTGTCGAACAAGTGAGACAATAATATCCAATGTCATAATGTCGGCTGATGTTTATTGATCACCAACCACAGATCCTCACCCCACCATCAGAGTTCCTACCGATGTTTCTTCCATTTCGCAAATGAGAAAGCTAAGACCCTGAAGAGCCAAGGGACTTGTTCCACATGACTCAGCTCATGAGAATGGAGGGGGACTTGGGATTAGAATGCAGggatctgattccaaagtctgtgATCTTCTCCACACCTCTACAAGCTTAACCATATCATACAGTGTTCAAGGAATCCGGGGGGAAATTTAAGGAGGTTCTGAGGAGTAAAAGTTTCTGTCTATATCTTTAATATGTGGCTCTAATTCTCTTAGAAAAGAAAGGTCCCTCAGTGTCCACCACAGTGTGACGGAAATTCCATCATATTGTGATGGAAAAGGTCCTTGGGATCACACACTCCCTTTGCTTTTAGTCTTCATTCTCCTGATTTTCTTCCCCAATATGTAGGAGAATGTC from Equus asinus isolate D_3611 breed Donkey chromosome 2, EquAss-T2T_v2, whole genome shotgun sequence includes these protein-coding regions:
- the LOC106837689 gene encoding granzyme B-like isoform X1; this translates as MQPLLLLLAFLLSSGAEADKWPFPSGEIIGGHEARPHSCPYMALVQFLVEEAKHRCGGVLVRQDFVLTAAHCWGSSIKVTLGAHNIQKQERTQQVISVKKAIPHPDYNPKNLANDIMLLKLEREAKLTAAVRTLSLPWGTGQVRPGEMCHVAGWGRVTPNGIAPDTLQEVELTVQQDRVCESYLRNYNSNTQLCGGDPKQKKSSFKGDSRGPLVCENVIQGIVSNGQNNRKPPRAFTKVSSFLPWIKETMKNL
- the LOC106837689 gene encoding granzyme B-like isoform X6 translates to MQPLLLLLAFLLSSGADSGEIIGGHEARPHSCPYMALVQFLVEEAKHRCGGVLVRQDFVLTAAHCWGSSIKVTLGAHNIQKQERTQQVISVKKAIPHPDYNPKNLANDIMLLKLEREAKLTAAVRTLSLPWGTGQVRPGEMCHVAGWGRVTPNGIAPDTLQEVELTVQQDRVCESYLRNYNSNTQLCGGDPKQKKSSFKGDSRGPLVCENVIQGIVSNGQNNRKPPRAFTKVSSFLPWIKETMKNL
- the LOC106837689 gene encoding granzyme B-like isoform X3 produces the protein MQPLLLLLAFLLIPSTFPSGEIIGGHEARPHSCPYMALVQFLVEEAKHRCGGVLVRQDFVLTAAHCWGSSIKVTLGAHNIQKQERTQQVISVKKAIPHPDYNPKNLANDIMLLKLEREAKLTAAVRTLSLPWGTGQVRPGEMCHVAGWGRVTPNGIAPDTLQEVELTVQQDRVCESYLRNYNSNTQLCGGDPKQKKSSFKGDSRGPLVCENVIQGIVSNGQNNRKPPRAFTKVSSFLPWIKETMKNL
- the LOC106837689 gene encoding granzyme B-like isoform X2; the encoded protein is MQPLLLLLAFLLSSGTFPSGEIIGGHEARPHSCPYMALVQFLVEEAKHRCGGVLVRQDFVLTAAHCWGSSIKVTLGAHNIQKQERTQQVISVKKAIPHPDYNPKNLANDIMLLKLEREAKLTAAVRTLSLPWGTGQVRPGEMCHVAGWGRVTPNGIAPDTLQEVELTVQQDRVCESYLRNYNSNTQLCGGDPKQKKSSFKGDSRGPLVCENVIQGIVSNGQNNRKPPRAFTKVSSFLPWIKETMKNL
- the LOC106837689 gene encoding granzyme H-like isoform X5, whose translation is MQPLLLLLAFLLSSGAEAEEIIGGHEARPHSCPYMALVQFLVEEAKHRCGGVLVRQDFVLTAAHCWGSSIKVTLGAHNIQKQERTQQVISVKKAIPHPDYNPKNLANDIMLLKLEREAKLTAAVRTLSLPWGTGQGDSRGPLVCENVIQGIVSNGQNNRKPPRAFTKVSSFLPWIKETMKNL
- the LOC106837689 gene encoding granzyme B-like isoform X4; translation: MQPLLLLLAFLLSSGAEAEEIIGGHEARPHSCPYMALVQFLVEEAKHRCGGVLVRQDFVLTAAHCWGSSIKVTLGAHNIQKQERTQQVISVKKAIPHPDYNPKNLANDIMLLKLEREAKLTAAVRTLSLPWGTGQVRPGEMCHVAGWGRVTPNGIAPDTLQEVELTVQQDRVCESYLRNYNSNTQLCGGDPKQKKSSFKGDSRGPLVCENVIQGIVSNGQNNRKPPRAFTKVSSFLPWIKETMKNL